The genomic segment CGACGGCACGGTGGTCTACCCGCAGCCGAACGGCGCGCGGCTGATCTTCCCGGCCAACGACCACCCCAGCCAGCGGGCACCGATCACCTTCCGGATCAATACGCCGGGCGACCGTACGGCGGTGGCCAACGGCAAGCTGGTCTCGCGTGTCACGCGGCCCGACGGGCGGGTGCAGTGGACGTACGACTCCGAACAGCCGCTCTCCACGCAGCTGGTGCAGCTGGCCGTCGGCAAGTTCCAGCTGGTCGACGGCGAGGGCCCCGGCGGCATCCCGCTGCGCGACGTCGTCCCCGACGCGCTGGTCGAGCCGACGGCCGCCTACCGCAAACTCACCCCGGACCACCTGAAGTGGCTGCAGGACAGGCTCGGCCCGTACCCCTTCAACCGCTACGGCCTGCTGGTCGGCGACACCGACCTCGGCGTGGCCCTGGAGACGCAGACCCTGTCGCTCGTCCCGAAGGCGGACCTGCTCGGCACGAAGGTCGACGCCGAGCGCAACATGGTGCACGAACTGACCCACCAGTGGTTCGGCGACAGCGTGGCCCTCGACAGCTGGTCCGACCTGTGGCTGAGCGAGGGGCATGCCCGCTTCTACGAGAGGGAGTACTCCGAGCAGCACGGCGGGGACAGCTTCGAGGCCGCCATGAAGACCGCCTACCAGGCCCACGACCAGTGGCGCAGGGACTACGGCGCCCCCGCGGAGCCCACCGAGCCGAACCTCTTCAAGCGCATGCGGTACGACGGCTCGGCCCTGGTCCTGTACGCGCTGCGCGAGGAAATCGGCGACGCGACGTTCCAGAAGCTCGAACGCGCCTGGGTGAACGGGTTCAAGGGGCGCACGGCGAGCACACGGCAGTTCGTCGACCTGGCGTCGAGGATCGCGGGCCGGGACCTGGCGGGCTTCCTGCACCCCTGGCTGTACGGAAGCAAGACGCCGCCGATGCCCGGGCACCCCGACTGGGTCGTGGACCCGGCCACCTGAGTCGATGAATCGTCCGAGATGCGGCCTTCGTCCACCGCTCATAGCGTGGAGGCATTCCTACCGAAGGAGCGTCATGGGCGAGAACGCCATGGACAAGGCAAAGGGCAAGGCCAAAGAGATGATGGGCAAGGCCTCCGGCAACGACCGCATGGCGGCCGAGGGCAAGACCGATCAGGCCAAGGGCAAGGCGAAGGACGCCGCGGACGACATGCGCGACAAGGCCGAGGGCGTGCGCGACTCGTTCCGCGAGGACCGCTGAACCCACGTCGTGTGCCCGCCCTCCGTTGAGAGGGCGGGCGCACACGCGTGCCCCGCCTTTCCGCGCCCGCGAGTGCAGGAAAGATCCAGGGCAACTCCACGTCCCCTACAGACGCGGTGGAGAGCGTGCCGGGCCACCCGCGACCTCGCCGCGCGCGCTGGCTAGGCTTGCGCCACGAACTGTGATCGCGTTGATGCCGACCTGCGGGCGACACGAAGGGGACGGGCAAGTGCAGCCGGACGAGCAGGACTTAGAAGGTTGGACGCCGATGGGTGCGGTCTGGCGGACGGTCGTCGAAGGAGTCACCGGCTCGATGGCCTACATCGCCGACAAGCACTGGAACGTCGTGGCGTGCAACGACGAGTTCAGAGCACTCATCCCGGACGGCGAGCCACCGACCAACATCATGCGGTGGATGCTCCTGGACGACCGGGCCCGCCACGACGTCCTCATGAACTGGACGGAGGACTGGGCGCGCGGCGCCTGCCCGGCCCTGCGGCGGGCCGTCACGAACCATCCGACCGACCCCACACTCATCGACCTGGCGAGCGACGTGCGGCGCGATCCCCTCGCGGGGCCCATCTACCTGGCGACCGCGAGCTCCCACGCCCTGCACCCCGACGGCGCCGTGCGGCAGGTCAACCACCCGACGAAGGGCCCCGGCTGGGTGATCGCGTCCGCCGCCAACCCCCTTCCCGAGACCGACGCCATGTTCGTGATGATGCAGTACAGGCCCGGTGAGGTCCGCCCGCACCAGCCACCACCGCTGAGCACGAACGCCCGCTGACGGACGCCCGGCAGGCCCGGCGGCGTCCGTCAGCGGATGCCGACCGCGGCCAACGCGGCGCGCTGACGCTCGGAGAGTTTCGTCGGGAAGTACAGATAGCAGACGCCTCCCGTGCCGGAGACGACCTTGCCCGAGGCGTTGTAGCGCTTCGTGCGCAGCCAGATGTTCTCCCACTCGCGCCGCTTGTAGACGCGGCGCACCGCCGCGTTGCTCGGCGACGCCGGGTCATTGGCGATCACGTCGCCGTCCGCCGTGAACCCGATGACGGTCATCAGATGGCCCGCCGTTCCATAGCCCGCGCCGGTCAGCTCGTCCCTGAGGAACGACTGGGACGTTATGGCCGGCAGGCCCGCCGCGATCAGGGACTCCAGCTCCGTGAGCGAGCCGAGCCGGGTCACCACGCCCTGGAGGTTCTTGTACGTCGAGGCGTACGCGGCGTTGAAGGGCCAGTTGCCGCAGCCGTTGTACTGGTAGTCGAACGTGTACCGGGCCGCGTGGCACACCTGCGGGTCCGCGTAGGCGGGGTCGACCCAGGCCAGGTCGTCCGCCGTCGGCTCACGCCCCCAGAACTCGATGATCATCTGCGAGGACGTGGGGCTGCACCAGGCCTCGCCCCCGTTGTCGTACTCCGGGTACTGGCCCGCGTGGATCTCCTGCGAGTACCGCGGCACGGCCAGCTCCTTGGCGAGGCCCGGCTGCGAGGCCGGGACCGTGAACCGGTCGGGGACCGCGGAGGCCATCGCGCCGATCCGCCAGACCGTGGGGGTCCCGGTGGAGCCGGGTTTGCGGTAGAGGGTCAGGCGCAGCTGGTACGAGACGACGCGCAGGCCCGTGGTCGCGTCGTCGAGGGAGAGCGTGTCCGTCCAGACCGTGGACTTGCCGTCGGTCTGGTCGTCGACCGAGGTCCGCCGGATGTCGGCCTCCTTGTCGTCGCCCGAGGTCCAGCGGCCCATGACGTACCAGGGCGTCTTCGTCCCGTCCGAGTACGTGCCACACAGCTCGACCTGGAGCCACGTCCCGGTCGGGGTGCGTGCGTTCCAGGACGCGATCAGCTCCGTGGCGGGGACGGTGGAGCGGTGCGCGGGCGTGGTCCAGCGGGCGTACTCCCAGGTGGCGGTCCTGCCGGTGTGCGGGTCCGCGTAGTCGGTGCGGCCCGCGGGCTTCACGATCCGCAGGCCGGGGCGGGCGCCCGCGACGGCGCCGGTGCCCTGGTGGGTGCCGGAGCTCCAGTCCTTGTGCGAGGTCCAGAAGCGGTTGTCCACGAGTCGGTCCGCCTTGGGCCCGCGGGCCGTGGAGCCGGTGGCGGCCAGGGCGGGCGCGGCGGCGGTGGCCGCGAGGGCGGCTGCGGCCGCCGCGGTGGCGAGCACGGTTCTGCGGGACATGTCGTCGGTTCGGTCGGTTCGGTCAGCTCGGTCAGCTCGGTCCATGGAGGGGACCCCCAGTCGACAAGGTTTCCGGCGGGATCCGGAAAGTCGGGTCAGGTGCACGGAAGTGGGCCAACTATGGCCGGTCCCCGCCGACTTCTGCCAGCGCTTCGGACACCGCCGTACGCACCAATATTGGCCTCAACCAATGGCATGACCTGCGACGGCGCGCGGAACACATCGTTCCGTGCGCCGTACCCTTGCCGTGATGACCGCGCACCCGCACACCCCGCTCCCCCGTCTCGCCGACACCCTGCGCCGCCTGCCGCCCTCCTGCGGCCCGGTCCGGCTCGTCGCCGTGGACGGACACGCGGGCTCCGGCAAGTCGACGTTCGCGGGCCGTCTGGCCGAGGCGCTCGGCGGCGCGCCCGTTCTGCGCCTCGACGACATCGCGAGTCACGACCGGCTCTTCGACTGGACGCAACGACTGCGGGAGCAGGTCCTCGGGCCGCTCTCCCGGGGCGAGACCGCGCACTACGCGACGTACGACTGGCACGCGCGGCGCTTCGGTCCCGCCGACCGGCCCCTGCCGCCCGCACCCGTGGTGCTCGTCGAGGGCGTCGGCGCCGGCCGCCTCGCGCTGCGCCCGTACCTCGCCGCCGTGCTGTGGATGGACGTGCCGCACGAGGAGGCGTGGCAGCGGGGGCGCCGACGGGACGGAGCGGTCCAGCGTGATTTCTGGGACGGATGGGAACCGGAGGAACTCCAGCACTTCACCGGGGACCCCACACGGCCCTTCGCGCACCTTCTGGTGCGCCAGTGTCCGGAGGGGTACGAGGTACTTCCGGGGCCCAATGTGACACTTACAGAGGCCTGAATCATCACGCTGAGTGAGCGATCATCGGCGGTCCGCTGAACCCCCGGAAACGCGCTTCCAGTTGACCCGACGAGTTTCGGCGAGTGCCTCAACTCTGCTTGACCCAGGGCCCTTACAGGACTTACGTTCTGAATGTGCGGTCTTGCGAGACCGCCCGCAGACGCGAAGCCCCCGGTTGTTCCCCCGTGATCGGGGGCTTCGTTCTGCCTTCCGGGCCCGAATTCCGGCCGCTGCGCGCCCCCATTCGCTCACCGTCGGTGACCGCCGGGCGGAACCTGCGGGGTCGCTTTCCGGCCGATCGTCCGGTGCGGCACCCTACGGCCGACCGCTCCCCCGCAGGTACGATGCATCTCGGTGCGCTTTTTCGGACGAGTGCTCTGCGCACCGGAACAACTGCCGTCCGCAGCACGATGGTTCAGCGCAGTCGCCGGCGGGCACCGGTCCGGCGGTACGCAAACGGGGGCACGGTTTGTGGGGGACCTGATGGACTTCGACGCGGTGGGCTCACCCGCCCCGGCCGACCTCGCCTGGCTGAGGGGCGTCGACGCCTACACGATGGGCGCCTATCCGCAGGCGGAGGACGAGTTCCGGACGGCGGTGCGGATGGATCCCGGGATGGCCGACGGCTGGCTCGGGCTGCACGCGCTGCGCATCGACACGACGACGGCGCTGCTGCGGATGTTCCAGCACAGGGACCGGTTCGGTGAACAGCGCACCCGGCACGGCCGCGCCCTCAACTCCTGGTACTGGCTGGGCTGGTGGGTGCAGCCCGTCCTGGAGAGCACCCGCGACCTGCTGCTCGCGCACGCCTCGCACTGGCTCGACGGCCGCCATGTCCCGGAGCTCGACCGGGCGTTGGCGGGGCTGCCGCCGGTCGACGCGGACCCGCAGGTGCGCTTCCTGCACGCCTGCCGCGCCTACCTGGTCAAGGACTGGGAGCAGCTGGTGCGGCACACGGACCCGCTGATCGACGACCCGATGCTGGGCATCGAGGCGGGGCTCTTCGGCGGCATGGCGCGCGTCCGC from the Streptomyces venezuelae genome contains:
- a CDS encoding M1 family metallopeptidase is translated as MSTNRTMPRRRARLALAAAITATAALTAPVSQAAPAPAEKPSPGAPGLGDPMFPLDGNGGYQVERYYLDFDWQAPKTPFEATTTIKARSTQALSRFNLDFGGNTLHKVTVNGSAAGTSREGDELAVTPKSPITKGSSFTVKVAYTADPNQTRHRDDAIEDYGWIPTPDGTVVYPQPNGARLIFPANDHPSQRAPITFRINTPGDRTAVANGKLVSRVTRPDGRVQWTYDSEQPLSTQLVQLAVGKFQLVDGEGPGGIPLRDVVPDALVEPTAAYRKLTPDHLKWLQDRLGPYPFNRYGLLVGDTDLGVALETQTLSLVPKADLLGTKVDAERNMVHELTHQWFGDSVALDSWSDLWLSEGHARFYEREYSEQHGGDSFEAAMKTAYQAHDQWRRDYGAPAEPTEPNLFKRMRYDGSALVLYALREEIGDATFQKLERAWVNGFKGRTASTRQFVDLASRIAGRDLAGFLHPWLYGSKTPPMPGHPDWVVDPAT
- a CDS encoding CsbD family protein; amino-acid sequence: MGENAMDKAKGKAKEMMGKASGNDRMAAEGKTDQAKGKAKDAADDMRDKAEGVRDSFREDR
- a CDS encoding peptidase C39 family protein; the encoded protein is MSRRTVLATAAAAAALAATAAAPALAATGSTARGPKADRLVDNRFWTSHKDWSSGTHQGTGAVAGARPGLRIVKPAGRTDYADPHTGRTATWEYARWTTPAHRSTVPATELIASWNARTPTGTWLQVELCGTYSDGTKTPWYVMGRWTSGDDKEADIRRTSVDDQTDGKSTVWTDTLSLDDATTGLRVVSYQLRLTLYRKPGSTGTPTVWRIGAMASAVPDRFTVPASQPGLAKELAVPRYSQEIHAGQYPEYDNGGEAWCSPTSSQMIIEFWGREPTADDLAWVDPAYADPQVCHAARYTFDYQYNGCGNWPFNAAYASTYKNLQGVVTRLGSLTELESLIAAGLPAITSQSFLRDELTGAGYGTAGHLMTVIGFTADGDVIANDPASPSNAAVRRVYKRREWENIWLRTKRYNASGKVVSGTGGVCYLYFPTKLSERQRAALAAVGIR
- a CDS encoding uridine kinase codes for the protein MTAHPHTPLPRLADTLRRLPPSCGPVRLVAVDGHAGSGKSTFAGRLAEALGGAPVLRLDDIASHDRLFDWTQRLREQVLGPLSRGETAHYATYDWHARRFGPADRPLPPAPVVLVEGVGAGRLALRPYLAAVLWMDVPHEEAWQRGRRRDGAVQRDFWDGWEPEELQHFTGDPTRPFAHLLVRQCPEGYEVLPGPNVTLTEA